A genomic segment from Oceanispirochaeta sp. M1 encodes:
- a CDS encoding methyltransferase domain-containing protein: MELNKVDAINIRYTELADSDCCLSCGKAIQFAGAQAGEVCLDLGSGRGSDVLRMADQVGEEGYVYGIDLSDGMIRKAEKTAKKLGKTNVEFLHSNLEKLPLKCGTVDLIISNCVLNHVADKAQTWAEIYRVLKTGGRFTVSDIYSTVDVPDEYANDPVAVSECWAGAVTREVYMSLLEGAGFEHINILEESQPYEKGKISVVSFTVSGFKTGSCCC; this comes from the coding sequence ATGGAACTTAATAAAGTTGATGCAATCAATATACGTTATACAGAGCTTGCTGACAGTGACTGTTGTCTATCATGCGGTAAAGCCATTCAGTTTGCTGGAGCCCAGGCAGGTGAAGTCTGTCTGGATCTTGGAAGCGGAAGAGGAAGCGACGTTCTTCGAATGGCCGATCAGGTGGGTGAAGAAGGGTATGTTTACGGTATCGATCTATCAGACGGAATGATAAGAAAAGCAGAGAAAACTGCCAAAAAACTCGGAAAAACAAATGTTGAGTTCTTACATTCCAATCTTGAAAAATTACCTCTGAAATGTGGAACCGTAGATTTGATTATATCAAACTGTGTTCTTAATCATGTTGCTGACAAAGCTCAAACCTGGGCTGAAATATATAGAGTCTTAAAAACAGGTGGACGTTTCACAGTCAGTGATATCTATTCGACAGTGGATGTTCCCGATGAATATGCAAATGACCCCGTAGCCGTTTCAGAGTGCTGGGCCGGTGCCGTGACCAGGGAAGTCTATATGAGCCTTCTGGAAGGGGCAGGTTTTGAGCATATCAATATACTTGAGGAGTCCCAACCTTATGAAAAGGGCAAAATATCTGTAGTCAGTTTCACAGTCTCCGGTTTTAAAACCGGAAGCTGTTGCTGTTAA
- a CDS encoding ABC transporter ATP-binding protein, which translates to MLKIKNISTYYGNIQALKDISIDVSEGEIITLIGANGAGKSTTLMSLCGIVPIKSGSIEFEGEDISKMNPDKIVSLGISQVPEGRRIFPQLSVKENLDMGAFLRNDKEEIKKDFDYVYDLFPRLAERRNQQGGTLSGGEQQMLAISRALMARPRLLLLDEPSLGLAPLIVQQIFEIIKKVNKENNTTVFLVEQNANMALKIAHRGYVLETGRISMTDDADKLLANEDVKKAYLGI; encoded by the coding sequence ATGCTTAAAATAAAAAATATAAGTACTTATTACGGAAACATACAGGCACTGAAAGATATATCAATTGATGTCTCCGAGGGAGAGATTATTACACTGATTGGTGCAAACGGTGCCGGTAAATCTACAACCCTCATGTCCCTCTGCGGTATTGTTCCCATCAAATCGGGCAGTATTGAATTTGAAGGAGAGGATATTTCAAAGATGAATCCCGACAAAATTGTCTCTCTTGGGATTTCCCAGGTTCCCGAAGGTCGAAGAATCTTTCCTCAGCTTTCGGTTAAAGAGAATCTTGATATGGGTGCTTTTCTGAGAAATGACAAGGAGGAGATCAAAAAAGATTTTGATTATGTTTATGATCTTTTTCCCCGTCTTGCAGAGAGAAGAAATCAACAGGGCGGTACTCTAAGTGGTGGCGAGCAGCAGATGCTGGCTATCTCAAGAGCCTTGATGGCAAGACCTCGTCTGCTTCTTCTGGATGAGCCTTCACTTGGACTGGCGCCTCTTATCGTTCAACAGATATTTGAGATCATCAAGAAAGTGAACAAGGAAAATAATACTACAGTATTCCTGGTAGAGCAGAATGCCAATATGGCTTTGAAGATTGCTCACCGGGGTTATGTTCTTGAAACAGGTCGGATAAGTATGACTGATGATGCTGATAAACTTCTTGCCAACGAAGATGTTAAGAAGGCATATCTGGGAATCTGA
- a CDS encoding ABC transporter ATP-binding protein translates to MSDAPVLEVNNLSMVFGGLRAVDNVSLNIKKGEIVALIGPNGAGKTTFFNCVTGVYIPTQGEVKVNTPDGKSTVLNGLKPNVINEKGLARTFQNIRLFSNMSVLENVMIGRHQSLKSGILSSVLRTKKNRIEENKVIEDSYEILRKIGLEMYVNELACNLPYGAQRRLEIARAMATNPFLLLLDEPAAGMNPQETNDLVDLIQRLRKDEDITILLIEHDMSLVMSLSERIYVVDYGKMIAEGTPVEIKNNKEVIKAYLGEDIDA, encoded by the coding sequence ATGAGTGATGCTCCCGTTCTGGAAGTCAATAACCTGTCTATGGTATTCGGAGGACTTCGGGCTGTAGACAATGTCAGTCTCAATATAAAAAAGGGTGAAATTGTTGCCCTGATCGGACCAAATGGTGCCGGTAAAACAACTTTCTTTAACTGTGTGACCGGTGTATATATCCCTACACAGGGTGAAGTAAAAGTAAATACACCCGATGGTAAAAGCACAGTTCTTAACGGACTCAAACCTAATGTAATAAATGAGAAGGGTCTTGCCCGTACTTTCCAGAATATAAGACTGTTCAGCAATATGTCTGTTCTCGAAAATGTAATGATCGGCCGTCATCAGTCCCTTAAGTCCGGGATTCTCAGTTCTGTTCTTAGAACTAAAAAGAATCGCATCGAGGAAAACAAGGTCATTGAAGACAGTTACGAAATTCTCAGAAAGATCGGTTTGGAAATGTATGTCAATGAACTTGCCTGCAACCTGCCCTACGGTGCACAGAGAAGGCTGGAAATAGCCAGAGCCATGGCGACAAACCCCTTTCTTCTGCTCCTTGATGAGCCTGCGGCAGGAATGAACCCTCAGGAAACAAATGATCTTGTTGATCTTATTCAGAGACTGCGGAAGGACGAGGATATTACTATTCTTCTGATTGAGCATGATATGAGTCTGGTTATGAGCCTTTCTGAAAGAATCTACGTCGTTGATTACGGTAAAATGATTGCAGAGGGAACTCCCGTGGAAATCAAGAATAACAAGGAAGTTATTAAAGCCTATCTTGGAGAAGATATTGATGCTTAA